In one window of Gossypium arboreum isolate Shixiya-1 chromosome 4, ASM2569848v2, whole genome shotgun sequence DNA:
- the LOC108459841 gene encoding uncharacterized protein LOC108459841, with translation MALSSTNRHWLKIGRKNPFLVAWFHYKFPTQTSVLCIAISENMKFIGCFLVFLAVLGIALLNVAVGAGECGRSSPDREAWKLAPCAMAAQDSNAPVSSSCCQQVKKIGQNPRCLCAVMLSNTAKSSGIKPEIAITIPKRCNIADRPVGYQCGEYTLP, from the exons ATGGCTTTATCAAGCACTAACCGCCATTGGCTTAAAATAGGCAG AAAGAACCCTTTTCTAGTTGCTTGGTTTCACTATAAATTTCCAACTCAGACGAGTGTTTTATGCATCGCAATATCGGAGAATATGAAGTTCATTGGCTGTTTTCTGGTGTTTCTTGCTGTTCTAGGCATTGCCTTGCTTAATGTTGCAGTAGGAGCTGGTGAATGTGGGAGATCATCCCCTGATAGGGAAGCCTGGAAGTTAGCTCCTTGTGCAATGGCTGCACAAGATTCTAACGCTCCAGTTTCCAGCAGTTGCTGCCAACAGGTGAAGAAAATAGGCCAGAATCCGCGATGCCTATGCGCCGTCATGCTTTCCAACACGGCTAAGAGTTCTGGGATCAAGCCGGAAATTGCTATCACTATTCCAAAACGCTGCAACATTGCTGATCGTCCTGTTGGTTACCAGTGTggag AATACACTTTGCCTTGA